ATTTTCGTTATCATTGCCGACACGGAATGAATATTCTTTCCCCGTTTCCCATTGGAAGTTTCGCATGTAGTAAATCGCGCTGTACACGTTTTGCGTGAACGGAAGGATATCCCACTGCTGTTTTTTCTCTTCCTCGCCGTTCTCTTTTGTGACTTTCTTTTCCCAGAAGGTCGCGGTGTTCTTTTCATTGTCGAAAAGCATTTTCGCTTCACGCAGCTGACCGGATTCCTTCACGTGCAATTGGAATACGCTCGGCACCAAGGTTTCAAAATCGACGAAAGTTTCCACGCGGTCTTCAACACTATAGAATGACGAGAATAACGAACTCGTTTTGATCTCGATTGCGAAAGTGTAGGACTTGCGATTGTTGACCATCGAGAATGGTTCGACCTTCATTTTCAATTCACCAGCGGAGACTTTGAAATAATGCACATCATGCACCACTTCTTCCCCGACGCGGAATGGATCTTTTAAAGGACGACGCCCGTCAAATCCTGCGTCGTCTTCAAGCTCCGGCTGGCGACGAGTCGCTTCGGAAGCTTTAGCTTCGACCGCTTTTTTATCTTTGCTCGGCGATTTTTTTGCTTCTTTTGCCGGAGCTTTTACGGGAGTCGTCTTTGCAACCGTTTCCGTTTTTTTTGCGGATTCTTTTTTTACTGACTTCGTCGACGTAGATGTTTTCGCTGGGATGGCAGGTGCTGGCGTGGGAGCCGGCACCGGAGTTGTTTCTGGAGCAGGAGTTGTTTGTCCGTCGGCAGCAGTTTCTTCAGGCGCTTCTGTCGGTTTTACGATCTGTACGGCAGATTCAAACTCTTCATTCTTTTTTAGCTGATCCGCCTTTTCGTACTTCAAAAGTGAAGACGAACAAGACATCAAAAAAAGAACTGAAAAAAGAGAAATTAAACGCGCTGCGAACGTCACTAAAAATCCTTCCATCTACGATGCACCCACATCCACTGCTCCGGGTGTTTACGAACAATTTCTTCCAACTTGTCGTTAAATGCCTGGGTCATGTTTAAAGTGGTCTGATCCTTATCATCAGTCACCATGGAGGAAGTGTCTATAGCTGGTTCAATAACAACATGCAGTTTTTTGTCATTTCCTTCATAGGTATAAATCGGCAGAACCGGCGACTTTGTCTTTTGCGCGAAAAGCGCTAGACCATAGGCCGTCCCCGTTCGTTTGCCAAAAAACGTGGTGGCAATGCCGAAAGGTTTTCCCATGTATTGATCCAGCACAAAAACCAGCGCCGCATTTTTCTTAAGAGCTTTTAAAATTTCAAAGGCGTTATTGGGACCGTGAGCGTCGATGTACTTCACGCCTTTTGCTCCCCGCACGGAGAACCAAAGGTCATCGAACCATTTTGTTTTAAAACGTTTTGTGATGATGAAGATCTCTTGCCCCTTCATCGAAATGGCATTGGAAGCTAAATCGCCGTTACCCAGATGCAGGCTTAGAAAGAACATGCCTTTGCCGCCGGCACGCGCTTTTTCGATATTATCCCAGCCCTCGAAAACAACATTCTTGTCGATCCACTCAGGCGTTACGGAGGGAATAAAAAAGAACTCTGCGAAATTATAACCCAGCTGATAGACTGACTCGCGACCCACTTGATGCTTTTTTTTCTCGTCCCATTCGGGAAAAGCGATATTGAGATTGTCCTGCACAATCTTTTTGCGAAAGCCAAAAACATCGTACCACAGAAATCCCACCCAAGCGCCGGACTTGCGCAGCCACGTCCTTGGAAACAGGGAGCTGAAAAAAACCATGAATTTAACGAAGAACTTGATGAATAATTTCACTCAAACGTCCCTTCTTCCCTAGCTCGGCCACCTGCAAAGAAGCGTTCCATAACTGAGAGGGGTCAGACATGAGATGGCGAAGTTTGACGGCGTCTTTTTCCGTCGTCACAAGATACTTCGCTTGAGATTTGCGGAACTCTTCCTCGATATTTTTCACATCTTGTTGCGAATACTGATGATGATCGCGGAAGTGCATACTTTTTTTAGAGACCGTTCCAATCTCTCTCATCATTTTTTCAAACACATCGGGACGAGCAATCGCGGACACCAGGAATAACTCCTGATCGCGCAACTCTGTGACACTCTTTAACTCGTCCGTTTTTGCATTGCGAAGATTCTTAATCTCGTACCCGAAATAAAGAATTTCTTTGTTCTTCGGTAAGCGCTCTTCCAGAGCCTTTAAATCGCTTTCAGGCGCAAGATTGCATTTCGTCAGAATAAGCACATCGGCCCGCTCAACACCGGCCCACGACTCACGCGCACGCCCCTCAGGAACGACGGCGTAGTTATCCAGATTCTCTGTCGCATCAAGAATGACGATATTCAGATCGCGAAAAAGTTTACGATGTTGAAAACCATCATCGACAAGCAGAAGATCGTATTTTTCCTTAGACACCGCATATTCAGCCGTTTGCCATTTGCTGGGACCGACATACACGGCTACATCAGGATTGGCTTGCGCCAACAAAACAGGCTCATCGCCGTAGTAACGGGCTGCGTGCGGATGATCGACATCGACACGTACCGGTGACTCGGCATCCGCTCTGTAAGAACGGCTGATCACTGCGACCTTTTTACCTTCTTGGACTAAAAACTTAAGACAGAAATCCGTGATCGGCGTTTTTCCAGTTCCACCCACTGTCAAATTTCCAATGCTCACCACGGGCGTCGTCGGTTTATAAACCGCGAACATACCACGATCATAGAGAGTGTTTTTCACTCCCACGATCTGATCATAGAGAAAAGAGAAAGGGCGAAGGTACAGCTTCATTAAACGAAAAACTCATCGAGGGCTTTCACCACTCGTTGAGTAGCTCCTTTGTCGCCAAGATATTGACGAAGCTGTCCAAGATCGGAAACGACTTGTGC
This region of Bdellovibrio sp. 22V genomic DNA includes:
- a CDS encoding DUF3108 domain-containing protein, whose product is MEGFLVTFAARLISLFSVLFLMSCSSSLLKYEKADQLKKNEEFESAVQIVKPTEAPEETAADGQTTPAPETTPVPAPTPAPAIPAKTSTSTKSVKKESAKKTETVAKTTPVKAPAKEAKKSPSKDKKAVEAKASEATRRQPELEDDAGFDGRRPLKDPFRVGEEVVHDVHYFKVSAGELKMKVEPFSMVNNRKSYTFAIEIKTSSLFSSFYSVEDRVETFVDFETLVPSVFQLHVKESGQLREAKMLFDNEKNTATFWEKKVTKENGEEEKKQQWDILPFTQNVYSAIYYMRNFQWETGKEYSFRVGNDNENLVFSGKAIRREVLDTNLGPMKAIVIKPNIVLKGKLKPIGDNYIWLSDDDRKYVLRIEAKIKIGTLVSEVVSIKPGK
- a CDS encoding lysophospholipid acyltransferase family protein, whose amino-acid sequence is MKLFIKFFVKFMVFFSSLFPRTWLRKSGAWVGFLWYDVFGFRKKIVQDNLNIAFPEWDEKKKHQVGRESVYQLGYNFAEFFFIPSVTPEWIDKNVVFEGWDNIEKARAGGKGMFFLSLHLGNGDLASNAISMKGQEIFIITKRFKTKWFDDLWFSVRGAKGVKYIDAHGPNNAFEILKALKKNAALVFVLDQYMGKPFGIATTFFGKRTGTAYGLALFAQKTKSPVLPIYTYEGNDKKLHVVIEPAIDTSSMVTDDKDQTTLNMTQAFNDKLEEIVRKHPEQWMWVHRRWKDF
- the lpxK gene encoding tetraacyldisaccharide 4'-kinase; translation: MKLYLRPFSFLYDQIVGVKNTLYDRGMFAVYKPTTPVVSIGNLTVGGTGKTPITDFCLKFLVQEGKKVAVISRSYRADAESPVRVDVDHPHAARYYGDEPVLLAQANPDVAVYVGPSKWQTAEYAVSKEKYDLLLVDDGFQHRKLFRDLNIVILDATENLDNYAVVPEGRARESWAGVERADVLILTKCNLAPESDLKALEERLPKNKEILYFGYEIKNLRNAKTDELKSVTELRDQELFLVSAIARPDVFEKMMREIGTVSKKSMHFRDHHQYSQQDVKNIEEEFRKSQAKYLVTTEKDAVKLRHLMSDPSQLWNASLQVAELGKKGRLSEIIHQVLR